In one Candidatus Alcyoniella australis genomic region, the following are encoded:
- a CDS encoding kelch repeat-containing protein: MTIRNWGWSLLLVLFIPALAHSQCTNNWGYAEPTPERFYRGNAAYYNGNVYITTGEFDGRVYHNDVWVYDVGRDTWEESGASYDATGWTNACMVQYQAQLYVVGGFSAGVYSDDLKIYDIAADTWSAGPDLPFTTSGSYCALIDDQIHVAGGTPSYQSSHAVYDISEGTWDDSVADLPSGRAFGLGATDGELFYVISGLVGPTTEFLAYDPSEDTWSALHDLNSGRMSPGGGFAEDQLWVFNGGGQNNDPWIPRPSAEIYDSDADSWQFLPTTPSVEPIAPASAFVPEYGGLWLLFGGTYGGNEYNYTQVYSFCYAALEGVVPTVGYNGSDAEIAISGWGFEADDEVYLINDLDLRSDFSEAIVVADGTIEAVVPQGATPGTYDLVIISSSGEQDELLSAYQVIEGSADDDDDDDDDDLDDDDLDDDDSADDDDLDDDDLDDDDDDDHVSAGDDDDDAGCCG; the protein is encoded by the coding sequence GTGACAATACGTAATTGGGGATGGAGCCTATTGCTGGTGCTGTTTATCCCCGCATTGGCCCACTCACAATGCACCAACAACTGGGGCTATGCTGAGCCGACCCCCGAGCGCTTCTACCGCGGCAACGCCGCCTACTATAACGGCAACGTCTACATTACAACCGGCGAGTTCGACGGCCGCGTCTACCACAACGACGTCTGGGTCTACGACGTGGGGCGCGATACCTGGGAGGAATCCGGGGCGAGCTACGACGCCACGGGCTGGACCAACGCCTGCATGGTGCAGTACCAGGCGCAGCTCTATGTGGTCGGCGGATTCAGTGCCGGAGTCTACAGCGACGACCTGAAGATCTACGACATTGCCGCCGACACCTGGTCCGCGGGACCCGACCTTCCGTTCACCACCTCGGGCTCCTACTGCGCGCTGATCGACGATCAGATCCACGTTGCCGGCGGCACGCCGAGCTATCAGTCGTCGCATGCGGTCTACGACATCTCCGAGGGCACCTGGGACGACAGCGTTGCCGACCTGCCTAGCGGCCGGGCCTTCGGCCTGGGCGCCACGGACGGCGAGCTGTTCTATGTGATCTCCGGCCTGGTCGGACCGACCACCGAATTCCTGGCCTACGACCCCTCCGAGGATACCTGGAGCGCGCTGCACGACCTGAACTCGGGCCGGATGTCTCCCGGTGGAGGGTTTGCCGAAGATCAGCTCTGGGTGTTCAACGGCGGAGGCCAGAACAACGACCCGTGGATCCCGCGTCCCAGCGCCGAGATCTACGACAGCGACGCGGACAGCTGGCAGTTCCTCCCCACCACTCCCAGCGTGGAGCCGATCGCCCCGGCCTCGGCCTTCGTTCCCGAATACGGCGGTCTGTGGCTGCTGTTCGGCGGCACCTACGGCGGCAACGAATACAACTACACCCAGGTCTATTCGTTCTGCTACGCGGCCCTCGAGGGGGTCGTCCCCACCGTCGGATACAACGGCTCCGACGCCGAGATCGCCATCAGCGGCTGGGGATTCGAGGCTGACGACGAGGTCTACCTGATTAACGATCTCGACCTGCGCAGCGACTTCTCCGAGGCAATAGTCGTTGCCGACGGCACAATCGAGGCCGTGGTCCCCCAGGGCGCGACCCCTGGCACCTACGACCTGGTGATCATCAGTTCCAGCGGCGAACAGGACGAACTGCTCAGCGCCTACCAGGTGATCGAGGGCAGCGCTGACGACGATGATGACGACGACGATGACGACTTGGATGACGACGACTTGGACGACGACGACAGCGCCGACGACGATGATCTGGACGACGACGACCTCGACGATGACGACGATGATGACCACGTCAGCGCCGGTGACGACGATGACGACGCCGGCTGCTGTGGATAA
- the der gene encoding ribosome biogenesis GTPase Der, whose protein sequence is MIAIIGRPNVGKSQLFNRLVRSRSALVEDIPGVTRDLRYGKASWEDRSFMLVDTGGFDSTSEDPLIEQVRLQLEFAVSEADRILFLLDARQGISALDEELALWLRKIDKPLFVAANKVDAPSLEPLSAEFYRLGVDHVYPISAKERYGLSELMDDLLEGVPEQEQERPRERGAARVAVVGRPNVGKSSLINALLGSQRMIVSEIPGTTRDSIDIEVILGDESMTLIDTAGIRRRPKVKEKLEKFAVIQALRSLERTDLACVVIDASQPLSEQDVRIVGYAHERGRGLVLLLNKWDLVTDKKKALRAFADMRELKMPFADYAPMVTTSATQAKGLDELVKAVIRTRVNHGKRLSTPICNKILANALTEHPPPAKGGRAINMLYMAQTYVAPPTFAVVCNRPEAVHFSYQRYLQNRIRQSEDFSGTPIWIKFRRKGHGKK, encoded by the coding sequence TTGATCGCAATTATCGGACGACCCAACGTGGGCAAGAGCCAGTTGTTCAATCGGCTGGTGCGCTCGCGCTCGGCGTTGGTCGAGGACATCCCCGGCGTCACCCGCGACCTGCGCTACGGTAAGGCCAGTTGGGAAGATCGCAGCTTCATGCTCGTGGACACCGGCGGATTCGACAGCACATCGGAGGATCCGCTGATCGAGCAGGTCCGCCTTCAGCTGGAATTCGCCGTGTCCGAGGCCGACCGCATCCTGTTTCTGCTCGACGCCCGTCAGGGAATCAGCGCCCTGGACGAGGAACTCGCCCTGTGGCTGCGTAAGATCGATAAACCGCTGTTCGTGGCCGCCAACAAGGTTGACGCTCCGTCCCTCGAACCGCTGTCCGCCGAGTTCTACCGCCTGGGAGTCGACCACGTCTATCCGATCTCGGCCAAAGAACGCTACGGCTTGTCCGAGCTGATGGACGACCTGCTTGAGGGCGTACCCGAGCAGGAGCAGGAACGGCCCCGCGAACGGGGGGCGGCGCGCGTGGCAGTGGTCGGTCGCCCCAACGTGGGCAAGTCCAGCCTGATCAACGCCCTGCTCGGTTCGCAGCGGATGATCGTCAGCGAGATCCCGGGAACGACCCGCGATTCGATTGACATCGAGGTGATACTCGGCGACGAGTCAATGACGTTGATCGACACCGCGGGCATCCGCCGTCGTCCCAAGGTCAAGGAAAAACTCGAGAAGTTCGCAGTAATCCAGGCGCTGCGCAGCCTGGAACGCACCGACCTGGCCTGCGTGGTGATCGACGCCAGCCAGCCGCTGAGCGAACAGGACGTGCGCATCGTCGGCTATGCCCACGAGCGCGGCCGCGGCCTGGTGCTGTTGCTCAACAAGTGGGATCTGGTAACGGACAAGAAAAAAGCCCTGCGCGCGTTCGCCGACATGCGCGAGCTCAAGATGCCGTTCGCCGACTACGCGCCGATGGTAACCACCTCGGCCACCCAGGCCAAAGGGCTGGACGAGCTGGTCAAGGCCGTCATCCGCACCCGCGTCAACCACGGCAAACGGCTGTCAACGCCGATCTGCAACAAAATCCTGGCCAATGCTCTGACAGAGCACCCTCCGCCGGCCAAAGGCGGCAGGGCGATCAACATGCTGTACATGGCCCAGACCTACGTGGCCCCGCCGACGTTCGCCGTGGTCTGCAACCGCCCCGAGGCCGTGCATTTCAGCTACCAACGCTATTTACAAAACCGCATCCGCCAATCCGAGGACTTCAGCGGCACCCCGATCTGGATCAAGTTCCGCCGTAAGGGGCACGGCAAGAAATAG